A genomic stretch from Mya arenaria isolate MELC-2E11 chromosome 10, ASM2691426v1 includes:
- the LOC128204535 gene encoding multiple epidermal growth factor-like domains protein 10 — MCVWDFFRDKLVDKYCWLGLRCLCCIGGNARCDQGNGYCYDGCVNGQFGNTCNTPCPGNCSTCSRATGCPCYSCKTSFYDTTSACSKKCPVGCDRGACYENGTCSQCTANFEGTKCETCIQGKYGSDCTHNCTHHNCRCSTETDCTSCKTGFYGRSTFCQTPCSPGCHDGVCNNDGSCKCRSGFTESTCSACQSGYYGAYCNVSCSEGCVNGLCSDDGTCSCRPNFVTAKCDACADGRYGVNCDRKCSVGCTTSLWDKERRIYIGSSTISALAALSGVLGILLICTAAGCYLWNRRLSTPSVTEQEDQRGTEMNYGQLQRQANEPTYMNADENYSVISE, encoded by the exons GGGATTTCTTTAGAGATAAACTTGTAGACAAGTATTGTTGGCTTGGGCTGAGATGCTTGTGTTGTATTGGAGGGAATGCACGATGTGACCAAGGAAACGGCTATTGCTATGATGGCTGCGTTAATGGACAGTTTGGCAATACATGCAATACACCTTGTCCCGGTAACTGTTCTACGTGCAGTCGAGCAACAGGTTGTCCATGTTACAGCTGCAAGACTTCATTTTATGATACAACTAGTGCGTGTAGCAAGAAGTGCCCAGTCGGGTGTGATAGGGGAGCCTGCTATGAGAATGGAACATGTAGTCAATGTACAGCAAACTTCGAAGGAACAAAATGTGAGACGTGCATACAAGGGAAATACGGTTCCGATTGTACACACAATTGCACTCATCATAACTGCCGTTGTTCGACTGAAACTGATTGTACTTCTTGTAAAACGGGATTCTATGGTAGAAGTACCTTCTGTCAAACACCTTGTTCCCCGGGATGTCATGATGGTGTTTGTAATAATGACGGAAGTTGCAAATGTCGATCTGGGTTTACAGAAAGTACATGCAGTGCATGTCAGTCAGGATATTACGGGGCATACTGCAATGTTTCCTGTTCTGAAGGATGTGTTAACGGATTGTGCTCAGATGACGGTACTTGTTCGTGTCGCCCAAACTTCGTTACAGCGAAATGTGATGCATGTGCGGATGGAAGATACGGTGTTAACTGTGACAGGAAATGTAGTGTAGGATGTACCACATCGTTATGGGACAAAG aaaGAAGAATTTACATTGGTTCTTCCACAATTAGTGCTCTCGCAGCTTTATCTGGAGTTTTGGGCATTTTACTTATTTGCACAGCTGCTGGTTGCTACCTGTGGAACAGACGGCTGTCTACACCATCAG TAACAGAACAGGAAGATCAGCGTGGAACCGAGATGAACTACGGACAGTTACAAAGACAAGCAAACGAACCAACATACATGAATGCTGACGAAAATTATTCCGTGATTTCAGAGTAG